The DNA window TCATACTCATATCATCCTTTCATATTCAAATTAATAATTTCACTATTAATATAACACATTAATACTGAATAATCAATTATGAAAATACAAAATTCAGTCTTAGTTATTTAACTGCATTGCCATTTTAATAAATTATAGTAAAAAAACACAAGTAAATACTTGTGTTTTAATAAGTAATATTTTTTTAACTAAATTACATTTTTTATTCAGTATTAATCCATTTCTCTCATCTTATACAGAAACACACCTAATGCAATAGATACATTCAATGATTCAATATTTCCATAAATTGGTATTATAGCTTTTTGATTAGATATATCTAAAAATTCATTAGATACTCCTCCACCTTCATTACCAAAAATATATGCATTTTTATCACTAATTAATTCAACATTTCTATAATCTATACTTTCTTTACTTAAGGCTGTCGAAATAATATTATAATTATTGTTTTTTAAAAAATCTATAATTTTTTCTTTATCTTCATATATAATATTCACATTAAAAATTCCACCCATAGTAGCTCTAACAACTTTAGGGGAATAAACATCTACTGATGATTTAGTAAGTATTAATGTTCTATAACCTGTAGCAACTAAAGTTCTAATTATAGTTCCAATATTACCTGGATCTTGTATAGCATCAAGTATAATTAAATCACCTTTTAGTTCTGATAAATTAGAAGAATGTTTTGAATATATAAAAATAAGACCTTGGCTATTATCCTGAGTACTAATACTATCAAATAATTTATCTGAAAGTACTGTTAAATTTTCAAATTTAGATATCCCATATTTACTTTCATAGTATGAGTATTTACTTTCTTTAACAATTATTTTAGAAAAATTTTTTTGTTCTTCTAAAAATTTTTCTCCCTCTGCTAAAAATACCCCTGATTCATCTCTATATTTTTTTTCTTTTAATTTTTTTATCAATTTGTAATATCTATTATCTGTACTAACTATTACATCTTTCATCAAGCCATTACTCCCAACTTTTCACCAGCTAAAATATGATAATGTATATGGAATACTGTTTGTCCTGCATCTGCATTAATATTTGTTACCACTCTATATCCACTTTCATTTACACCAAGTAATCTAGCAATTTTTGCTATTGTTAATTGTAATTTACCTAATAAAATTATATCTTCATCTGTTGCATTATCTAAATTTTTAATTTCTTTTCTAGGTATAACTAACACATGTATTTTTGCTGCAGGCGCTATATCTTCAAAAGCTAAAAACTCTTCATCTTCATATACTATTTTTGCTGGTATTTCCTTATCTATTATTTTTTTAAAAATTGTTGACATTATTCTATCACTCCATTTGTACATCCACATTCAATTTTTGAAATTCTATTACTATGTCTTCCACCTTCAAATTCAGCACTTAAAAATGCATCTACACAAGATTTAGCAAGTTCTATACCTGTAACTCTTGCTCCAAGTACTAATATATTTGCATCATTATGTTGTCTTGAAAGTCTAGCACATAATTCATTTGTAACTAACGCTGCTCTTATTCCAGATATTCTATTAGCTGCTATAGAAATACCAATACCAGTACCACAAATCAACATACCGAAATTAGCCTCTTTTTCTAAAACTTTTTTTGAAACTTCTTTTGCAATATCTGGATAATCTACAGAATCTACACTATCTGTACCTACATTTATTACTTCTATTCCTTTTGATAATAAATGTCCTACTAATTGATTTTTAAA is part of the Streptobacillus felis genome and encodes:
- a CDS encoding TrmH family RNA methyltransferase, giving the protein MKDVIVSTDNRYYKLIKKLKEKKYRDESGVFLAEGEKFLEEQKNFSKIIVKESKYSYYESKYGISKFENLTVLSDKLFDSISTQDNSQGLIFIYSKHSSNLSELKGDLIILDAIQDPGNIGTIIRTLVATGYRTLILTKSSVDVYSPKVVRATMGGIFNVNIIYEDKEKIIDFLKNNNYNIISTALSKESIDYRNVELISDKNAYIFGNEGGGVSNEFLDISNQKAIIPIYGNIESLNVSIALGVFLYKMREMD
- a CDS encoding histidine triad nucleotide-binding protein, giving the protein MSTIFKKIIDKEIPAKIVYEDEEFLAFEDIAPAAKIHVLVIPRKEIKNLDNATDEDIILLGKLQLTIAKIARLLGVNESGYRVVTNINADAGQTVFHIHYHILAGEKLGVMA
- the rpiB gene encoding ribose 5-phosphate isomerase B, with the translated sequence MKIVIGNDHSGVDFKNQLVGHLLSKGIEVINVGTDSVDSVDYPDIAKEVSKKVLEKEANFGMLICGTGIGISIAANRISGIRAALVTNELCARLSRQHNDANILVLGARVTGIELAKSCVDAFLSAEFEGGRHSNRISKIECGCTNGVIE